A section of the Zymoseptoria tritici IPO323 chromosome 9, whole genome shotgun sequence genome encodes:
- a CDS encoding uncharacterized protein (hypothetical protein, dipeptidase domain protein): MTAISLASALLAFTGAASASHAFYVGKNLTADGSVLVGGTGEEVSSHWLEIFPAKDHALNETITVGVTEDAVLPGELIQIPQVAHTFRYMSMEYSDFEGFPAPLTNGGLNEKGITVRDVWSDSRTELYDMTPNPQRGLQYSDLARRVLERASTAREGIEIMGDLIAEYGYADYGGNSHLVADHNEGWVMLQFSGGKGLWAAERLGENTVRVLYPGYIEDFPTDYMTNNTDYMGSPNLVSFAVEQGWWDPKGSEPFNIFKVYGVQGNYTARDGGFKYMSQAALEEATLAMVPLTEEKLMERVRDYRISDDEAGYGQIVSLRAGTDCDLLRMWNAPIGSVTAPFIPTWLGVTSVPPEYGQHRYLTTGASSSFLNPDFELQEASLFAGRVFKRVLYYTCSDPENYLTRVQNILRGVENASRSDIEVYEKAAAALITTGDREAAKQILTSFYHARAADALSAGQTLAEMLDLEIKMTGHWRSPIGTQINDAGEGAETVNCLVGLDPDQPAWKQPPHPMRKRAAKKSRGAG, translated from the coding sequence ATGACTGCGATAAGTCTCGCCTCAGCGCTGCTGGCTTTCACGGGAGCGGCTTCCGCAAGCCACGCCTTCTATGTCGGCAAGAATCTCACAGCAGATGGGTCCGTTCTTGTCGGAGGCACCGGTGAGGAAGTGAGCAGCCATTGGCTCGAAATCTTCCCAGCGAAAGACCATGCTTTGAACGAGACCATCACGGTTGGTGTTACCGAGGACGCTGTACTTCCAGGAGAATTGATCCAGATACCGCAAGTGGCCCATACCTTCCGGTACATGTCAATGGAATACTCGGACTTTGAGGGTTTCCCGGCACCATTAACTAATGGCGGACTGAACGAGAAAGGTATCACTGTCCGAGATGTCTGGTCCGACTCGAGGACGGAACTTTACGATATGACACCGAATCCACAACGAGGACTGCAGTACAGTGATCTTGCCCGCAGAGTCTTAGAACGAGCCAGCACAGCCCGGGAGGGCATCGAGATCATGGGCGATCTGATCGCGGAGTACGGCTACGCCGATTATGGAGGCAATTCGCATCTTGTGGCGGACCACAACGAAGGCTGGGTGATGTTGCAATTTTCCGGAGGCAAAGGACTCTGGGCCGCGGAACGATTGGGCGAGAACACTGTGCGAGTCCTCTACCCGGGATATATCGAGGACTTTCCGACTGACTACATGACCAACAACACCGACTACATGGGTTCTCCGAATCTGGTCTCATTCGCTGTGGAGCAGGGATGGTGGGACCCGAAAGGCTCCGAGCCATTCAACATCTTCAAAGTCTACGGAGTCCAAGGCAACTACACTGCCCGCGACGGAGGCTTCAAATACATGTCGCAAGCAGCGCTAGAAGAAGCGACTCTCGCCATGGTACCTCTGACGGAAGAGAAACTCATGGAACGTGTGCGAGACTACCGCAtctccgacgacgaagctGGATATGGCCAGATTGTGAGCCTTCGAGCTGGGACTGATTGCGATCTTCTGCGCATGTGGAACGCTCCAATTGGCTCCGTTACTGCTCCTTTCATTCCGACTTGGCTTGGGGTGACTTCGGTGCCGCCGGAGTACGGTCAACATCGATATCTTACAACAGGTGCTTCGTCCTCTTTCTTGAATCCTGATTTCGAATTACAGGAGGCGAGTCTGTTCGCTGGGCGTGTGTTCAAGCGCGTACTATATTACACTTGCTCGGACCCGGAGAACTATCTAACAAGAGTGCAAAATATACTGAGAGGAGTGGAAAACGCTTCGCGGAGTGACATTGAGGTTTACGAAAAAGCCGCCGCTGCTCTCATCACCACCGGTGACCGAGAAGCCGCTAAGCAAATATTGACGTCCTTCTACCACGCTCGTGCAGCGGACGCTCTTTCCGCCGGCCAAACACTAGCTGAGATGCTTGATCTTGAGATCAAGATGACGGGACACTGGCGCTCGCCGATCGGCACTCAGATCAATGATGCAGGAGAGGGAGCGGAGACCGTGAACTGTCTTGTTGGATTGGATCCTGATCAGCCTGCTTGGAAGCAGCCGCCTCATCCCATGAGGAAACGGGCTGCGAAGAAGAGTCGTGGTGCTGGCTGA